The Bacillota bacterium genome contains the following window.
TCGCACTCCCTGGCCAACAATCGCGCATGTTCCCTGGTGAAGGCGGTTCCTAACGGGGCCACTACGTTGGTGATCCCAAACTGATACAGGCCAATGCAGTCCAAGTACCCTTCTACAATCACCACACGCCTTTGTTGGCGAATGCTAGGCCGAGCCAAGTGCAACCCGTATAGGTTGTCCTTCTTGCTGAACACTGGAGATTCAGGCGAGTTAAGGTATTTGGGGCCATCGCCGGCGAGGATCCGACCGCCGAAACCAATGATCCTTCCCTGAGGATTCCAGATCGGAAACATGATCCGGTGTCGAAAACGATCATAGGTCCGCTGGGTCTTGCTGGACACAGCGAGTAAACCCGCCTCAACGGCCACTGGTTCATCTATGCCACTGCGCTTCAAGGCACCCTTCAACACCTCGAAGCCGGAAGGAGCATATCCCAATTGGAATTCTTTAATCACCTGGGGACTGAGCCCACGTTTTGCCAGGTATTCCCGGGCAGGGGCAGCTCGCTTCGTCTCCAGCAGGCAGCGGGCATAAAACTCACCAGCCACTGCATTGGCTGCATAAATGGCTTCCAGCCTTCTTTGCTGTTGCTGCTGCTCCGGGGTAAGCTGTTCCGGAATCGTCACACCACACCGTGCAGCCAGAAATCTCACAGCATCGACAAACTCTAGGTTTTCAATGTCCATGATAAAGTTAAAAACATTTCCACCGGCACCGCAGCCGAAACAGTAATATAGCTGCTTTTCCGCCGAAACGGTGAAGGACGGTGTCCTTTCGGAATGAAAGGGACAAAGCCCTAGGTGATTCTTGCCCCTTTGCCGTAGTTCCACATAATTGGAAATCACATCGATGATATCACTGCGGACGCGGACCTCCTCGATCAACTTTTTGGTGAGGAGGGGAACCACCAAGCAACACCTTCCTTCCTTACATAATACTTAACTTAACAGTATTTCTACATTCGCCATGTTGCAACTATATCCTGCTTACCGAACAAAGGTTTTTCTCACCCTTCTCCCCATGGTCTTCGTTGTGCCGCCAGCCCTGAATCTTACAGCCTCATCTGGGCCCTCGGCTGGGAAGAAACAATCTTTGGTACTCATAAAGGGCGTAACGGTCTGTCATCCCCGCGATGTAATCCTTTGCCAATACGGCCGGATCCTCCTCGGAAATCTCCAGATGCTCGTGGGGAATCTCTGGATGCAAGACATAGTAGTCATACAGACGTCCCAAAAGTCCCGCCACCTTCTCCTCTTCCTCCAAGGCCCTCGGGGCCATGTACACCCGCCGAAACAGGAACTGTCGCAACTGTTCAGTGGCCTGGGCCAGCTTTCGACTAAAGCCTAGCTGTCCTTTGCCGCAACTGTTTTCAACCAAGTCCTGGACCATCAGATTAATCCGTTGTCCTCGCAAGGGGGACCAACCTGCGGGAAGATCCCTTTCCTTGATGAGCCCCGCCCGGACCGCATCCTCCAGATCATGGTTCACATAGGCGATACGGTCACAGATCCGCACTACCTGCCCCTCTAAGGTGGCCGGTTCCCGCTCTCCGGTATGACAGAGAATCCCATCCCGTACTTCCCAGGTGAGAT
Protein-coding sequences here:
- a CDS encoding deoxyguanosinetriphosphate triphosphohydrolase; the protein is MNTRRHQEEFEEKYLSPLACKSHRSAGRAVPERECELRTAFQRDRDRIIHCNAFRRLKHKTQVFIAPEGDHYRTRLTHTLEVAQISRTVARALRLNEDLTEAIALGHDLGHTPFGHGGERALDQLFGPGFRHNEQSLRVVDVLETSLGGFGLNLTWEVRDGILCHTGEREPATLEGQVVRICDRIAYVNHDLEDAVRAGLIKERDLPAGWSPLRGQRINLMVQDLVENSCGKGQLGFSRKLAQATEQLRQFLFRRVYMAPRALEEEEKVAGLLGRLYDYYVLHPEIPHEHLEISEEDPAVLAKDYIAGMTDRYALYEYQRLFLPSRGPR